AGACCCTGATAAAAAGCTTCCTGAAATACAGGGACCTCAATATTAAAGACGTTGATGCCCTGACAGATTACATCAAATATCAGAAGACTATTAAGAATCCCACTGAGCTGAGGACGATGCTGATACCGGCTGGTTCCTGAATAAAAGTGTGAGATTATATACAGGAGTTATATTTATAGAAAGATTCCACAGATTATAATCGCCGCTGTCTTGAATGGCGGCGGTTAAATCGATCTACCGTTTATTCTCACGTTCCAGCAAGTATTCTTTGGCCAGGTCTATATAGATTTGCTTGCCCATGGCCCAGTGTTCCCTGTCCTGGTCAGTTATCTTTCTCAATTCCCTGGCCGGATTGCCCCCTACTAGAACATTCGCCGGTACTATCTGCTTAGCTTTTATCAGTGTAGCTTCAGCGATAATGGAGTTTTCGCCGATTTCAGAGTTAATACTCAGAATTGCCCCCATTCCGATTGAAGCGTAGTCGCCGATGGATTTGCAGTGTATGATTGCTCCATGCCCGATGGTGACCTTTTGCCCGATCGTACAGGTACTGAACGGAAAGGCGTGTATTATCACACCATCCTCAACAGCGGTGCCCGAGTGTATTATTATGCTGCCGTAATCTCCCCGTATTATGGCGCCAGGACCGATGAAGCAGTTATCACCTATCTTGACATCGCCAATTACGGTAGCCTCATCGCTGATGTAGGTGTCCTTGCCGGGTAAGGGTTTTTTATCTCTAAAGGAGTATATCAAGTGTTTGCCCCCAATCAGGATTTAAAACGAGCTATTATAGCACTTCATCGAGATCAGCACTCGATACCGTCGCGGGCGCCGACGCCTTGCTGGTAATAATGCTTGATCTCCAGCATTTCTGTCACGAGATCAGCAGCATCTATGAGTTCTTGAGGCGCGTACCTGCCGGTCAATACTACCTCAATATTGTCCGGTTTGTCTCTGATAACATTCAGCATTTCATCGAGCGAAACAAGATGAAAATGGTGTGCTGTGATTATCTCGTCGAGAACCACTATATCGTAGCCACCCTTCGTCATAGCCAGCCATGCTTTTGCCAGCCCTTCCCGGGCCATGCGGACATCCTCTGCATCCGGAGGATCCTTGACGTGCATAAATCCTTTTTTGCCGTATTGCTCAATGGTGATGTACGGTTTCACCAGTCTGGCTGCCTCAAGTTCACCATCCTGCTGGCCTTTCATGAACTGGCCGATATATGTTTTTAAACCATGTCCCATGGCCCTGAAAGCCAGCCCTAAGGCAGCAGTGGTTTTGCCTTTGCAGTTTCCGGTATAAACCTGGACATATCCTTTACCCAGGGGATGCATTCCATCAGACAACATAGCTGATATTATCCGAAAATCTATTCAAAGGCGGTGGTTATCTGCAGGTGATTAAGAAGTGGTAGGCCGTATAGGAATCGAACCTATGACCCACTGATTAAAAGTCAGTTGCTCTACCAACTGAGCTAACGGCCCATGAAACGTTAAAAAGTTTAACATATTCCTTGACGGATACCAAAGTGCTATCCACGCTGCAGCCGCTGTCCGGAGTAGCATCGCAGGGCCATCATTTATTCCTACGGCTGTTATATCTCTCTCTGCACCTGCCGCATCTATGCAACAATTCTTTAAGTGATCTTGAATCATCGATGGGATGGGATGCGCCTCTATATCCTGAGAGAGGGCTGTTATGATGGAAACCCCTCGATGTCATCTCCTCTGCCAGCTTATTATGCCGCTTAACAAGAGAAGAGGGGTCGAAGAGATTTTTATTAATGTAACCGGTAAGCGTCTTACGCTTATCGAGGCAACCGGCAAACATGTGGCATTCGACGTGTTCTCCCAGGAGGTGCCTGTCGCACATGTATTGTGGGTTAACCATCCACATTCTCATAGCAATTTAGCAGTCCGTAAAAAGTGGATAAATAAAGGATACACCGATCAGAGCAGGTCAGGAAAAAATGGAGCGGGTGAAGGGATTCGAACCCTCGACGTCTTGCTTGGGAAGCAAGCACTCTACCGCTGAGTTACACCCGCATGAGCAGGTTTTATCTTAGTTTTATTGCCGCAGAACTGTCAAGTTGTTCAAATCCTGCGTGGTGCTAAGCTTTGCGTGCTGCCACCAGTAAAATACCCGGTCCACCATGAACTCCCAGCGAGGCTCCAAGCTGGTTCACGATGATTTTATCGGCCGGCAGCGCGCTGCTTAGATCCGCTTTCAGTTGTTCTGCTACTGCCCAGGATGCGCTGTGTACGATAGCAACTTCGGAAAGGGGAAGGTTCTCCCTGACAAAGTTCGCGAGCCTCTCCACTCCTTTGCGGTACAGCCTGACCGCGCCTACCAGGTGCACCTCTCCATTGCGGAAGGTCAATAAAGGTTTAATATTCAATATACTGGCTATTTTGCCGACCGATTTGTTGATGCGTCCTCCGGCGATGGTGTACTTAAGCGTATCGAAGATACCCAGCATCTTAATATCCGATATAGCTTTTCGTGCCTCATCCACAACATCTTTCAGGGTACCTCCTGCTGCAGCAATACGCGCTGCAGCTATTGCCGCCAGCCCCAATCCCATGGAATTGAGTTGCGAATCGATTACAGTCACCGGTATATGGTCCGCCACCGATTTAGCGGCCTGTAGCGACGCGTTAAAAGTACCGCTTAACTTGGCTGATACATGTATGGATAATATGCCGTCACAGCGCTTTGACAGCTTCATATATGTATTCTCAAAGTCAGGTTGAGTGGGCTGCGAAGTAGTAGGCAGGACATCAGTTGAGACCAGCCGCTGGAAGAACTCATCAGGCATCATGTCAATTCCATCGCGGTAGGTCTGTCCTTGCCAAAGGATATAAATAGGTATCACCTCGATTCCAAGATCCTGTGCCAGCGCCACCGGTATATCGGATGTGCTGTCCGTTACAACTCCTACCAACCCAATCACCTCCAGTTTATTTTTGAGGGAACCAGGCAGCCCATATGAACGCATCCATTATGCCGGTCTGAACAAAGAATGCAGCTGCCCCGGCCACAGCCATCCAATAGGACCAGGCCGGTTCACGAATATTGCTGCTGAGCAGGGCTGCCAGAAGGGCAAGCGAAGCTAATCCAACTACAAACAGAACAATGCGCACACCCCACCAGGTTAAAGGGTTCGGCTTGTCCAGCCAGAGGAAAGTGAGAGGCATCCAGATCGCCGAAGGCAACAGTATACCGATGAATATGATGTTGATCAGCTCAAAACCATAGCTGTTGGCAAAGAGCAGTTTCTTAGCATCCAGGTGAAACAGGATGAAATAAGCAAAGAGCAGATAGCCGATGGCGGCCAGCGGCATGGTGACAAGATTGATCTTTTGAACCAGTTTGGGTACACCGCCCCACAGCTCAAGCCCTTTACCTGGATGCTGTATCAGTCCGACGGCATAGCTGCCCAGCACTGCGATTCCACCCAGGACGTTAATGACCAGGAAGATGATCTTTGATACATCCATTGACCCACCTCACACGCAGTTAAAATTAGTAAACTCTATGACCTAAGGTTATTGTATTCGAAATCAGGTCACCTGCAAAATGGTGGCAGGCAGTCGGAACTCCCGCTTTTCAGGGTCAGCCGGAATGAGGCGGGTATCTTTCGGCGTCCCGTTAAGATTCAAAGTCCATTGACACGGGCCAAAAATCTTGATAGTCTGAATGACTGACAATCAGTCATAACCGAGATGGCCAGAAAAGCAGTGCCGGGCAGGCAGGGTGAAATACTCGCTGCCGCGCGTGAATTATTCCGCCAGCAGGGTTATGCTCGCACGAGCATGTCCCAGATAGCGGCGCGGTCGGGGGTCGCGCACGGCACGGTTTATCTTTATTACAATTCCAAGCTGGCTGTGGCAGACGCTCTGGTGGAGGATTATATCACCGGTATATCGGATATTTTACAGAAGTCGCTGTCAGGCTCACTGGGACCCCAGCAGATCAGGACGGTTGTGCATCAGGTGCTCGCGCATGCTTCACGGAATGCAGATGTGGTGCGTTTGCTGGACATCCGGGCCAACCTCGGCATGGAGAATACCAGACCTTATGCTGATAAGAAAGTGCAGAGAATACTGCGCTCCGCCATTGCGACCGGCATCAAGAGAGGCCGGATCAGGGAATACGATACACTGGCGGCTGCGGAACTAGTCGGCGGACTGATCGAGTGGATAACCCGCATCTGCTTCATGTGGTTGAAATGCCCTACGGCCCGTTTTGAGGAAACGGCAATCCAGATGCTGGAGCACGCACTGATTAAACGCTGACCTCCATTTCCCGTGAATCCCGAGCTTGAATGCGCCCTCTCTTTAGATATACAATCAGCCCAATATATTGAGCGGGAGCGAACAATGACGCCCTCATCACTGGACTTCCTTTTCAGGCCGCGGGCCATCGCGCTGGCCGGCGTATCGGCGGATGCCTCTAAACCCGGGCCGGCGCAGTGGTATCTGATGAGCCTGATAAAGTTCGGATACCCCGGAAAGATCTACCCGCTCCACCCCGCGGGCGGTGAGATAGACGGGCTGAAGGTTTACAAAAATTTAGCAGGGATACCGGGCGAGGTCGACTATTTAGTGTCCGCCGTCTCCGCCCGTCATACTCCCCAGCTGATACGCGACTGCGCCGCCAAGGGAGTTAAAGCGGCACACCTTTTCACATCGGGTTACAGCGAGATCGAGGACTCTGCCGGCAGACGTTTGGAGGAGGAGGTTCTGCAGATAGCCAGTGAGGGCGGTGTAAGGCTGATCGGCCCCAACTGCATGGGCATATATTGTCCCTCAGCCGGGCTGACTTTTGCCGGTGAGTATGCCGACCAGGCCGGATTTCCTACGCGCTCGGGAACGCTCGGCCTAATCTCACAGAGTGGTGGCAACTGCATCTATTGCATACGAGAGGCCTCGGAACGGGGACTGTTTTTCAGTAAGGCCATAAGCTACGGCAACGCCGCCGATTTAAACGAGTGCGACTTTCTCGAATATCTGGCGGAAGATCCGGAGACCGCAATAATCGCCATGTACATTGAAGGCATCAAGGACGGACAGCGTTTCAAACAGGCGCTGAGACGGGCAGTCAAGTCCAAGCCTGTTATCATCTACAAGGCTGGCAATACCGAGACAGGCGCCAGGGCCTGCGCCTCGCATACCAGCGCTATCGCCGGATCGTCCGCCGTCTGGCAGGCACTTTTCAACCAGCTTGGCGTAATTCAGGTTGCCGGGATGTCGGAATTAGTTGACATAAGTGTCACACTGGCGTTCATGAAGACTCCAGCCGGTAGAAACGCGGTCGTGGCCGGCTCGGGTGGGGGAGTGGGGGTCCAGGCCGCCGACGATATCACCGCAGCCGGACTGCACCTGCCGTTTCTGCATGTCGATTTAAGGCGAACGTTGCACGGCATCTACGGCACTGAGGCCGGCAGCATGTTCAGGAACCCGCTGGATATACCGCCCCTGGGATGCGTCGACCACCACGTCAGGGCCATTCAAGCCGTGGCGGATTCGAAGGATGTCGACATCATCATAATGCAGTTCCCGCTCGACTTGTGGGCCCTATCGCGCAGGTCGGTGCTGATGGGACGTTTTATCGAGGTGGTGACCGCGCTCAAGGAATCTATTTCCAAGCCTTTGGCCGTGGTGTTGCATAACTCGATCACCGTGCAGGCGCGGAGACTGGAAGAGGATGTACGGGCACGCTTCGCGGCGCTGGAAATGCCTGTATATCCTTCGATCTCAAGTGCCGCCCATGCCATCGACCGCTATATTAGATACAATAGAAGACACTGCCGATAACCGAATTTTGTATATCGGGGGTATGGTTACATGAAGAGGTGGATTCGCGGAATCCTGATCGCTGCCGCATCATTGCTGGCTATATGGATGATACTGGAAATCGGGCTGCGGATCTATGTTGAGATGCCTTTAAAGACCGGTTTCTACGGCTCTATCAAACGTGAGGACGCATCGTACCTGCAGCAGCAGGCCGGCATCAAGGTAAACCAGGGAACTGGTTGGATACACATGGGCTGGATCGCCGATCCCGAGAGTGAGACTTACCGTATAGAAAAGGGCGAAGGAGATAAATGGGAAGTGCTGGGTACCGTCCGGTTCGGATCATACCTGTCGCGCAGCGGCAGCGGTATATATCGTGTCTGGGCCGTGCCGTCCGCAGAAGGGATACCGCGGCTGCTGGGTGAAGTATATGCAGAGGAACAGGACGCAGCAGAGTCCGCCGTCTACAAGCCGTCTATCTCGGGATCCTGGCAGGTACTCTTCAAGCCGCAGGTCCACGGCTATTACATAAATGACCACGCAGTGTACAGCGATATAAACGGCGGATGGAGGCTGGCGGGCATCACACATAAAAGCGACGGGAATTACAACGAGGAGAAGTACTTCGCGACGGGGCGCAGCCACGATTTTCCTCCCGCAGGCGGAATGACGGAGGATGGTCCGGTGGCCGATTTCGGCGAGCTGGCATGGGCGCCCCACGTAATAGCGGAAAACGCGACCTACTACATGTTCTGGTCTCCACATAAGCTTTATCGTATGGTTTCCACGGACGGCATCAATTGGGGGCAGCGGGGAACCGTGCTGGATGCGCCCTATCACAAGTTTTTCCGTGACGCCATGGTGCTTAAAGTAGCCGATGGCCAGTGGCTGCTGTATACGACCGCCAGGGACCGGTTTTTCTCACAGGTGGATGTTTATCAGTCTTTCGACCTGCGACACTGGCAGTATATCGATACCGCTTTGCGATCCGCCTGCGGCAGCGAGCGTAACTCTCCCTTCGCCTCCACTGAATCCCCCTTCGTGATGCAGTACCGCGGCCGCTATTACCTCTCACTCACCTATAACAATGATACTTTTTTCTGGAACGGCCTGCTGCTGCCTCTCAAGATATGGCCGGACAGGCCGTCCTACAATGATACGCTGATTTTCCAGTCGGATAACCCCTACGATTTCGGCGTCTATGCCGGAACGGGCAACTCTCCTTCAATGGTTGCCAGGCTGGAGACACACGGACCCGAGTATATCTATCTGCCTGATAAGGACCGCTGGTATATCACCACCGCCGGCTGGCCATGGGTCTCCTCACTGACCGCCGGCGAGGCAGCCATAGCGCCTCTCGAATGGATACCGGTGGAATCGTCAAATCCTGTTGAATAACGCATATCGGAGGTAAAGATGCCGAAACTGAGCAGTCCTGCGGACGTACTGGCCTACGCGAAGGCCAATAACTGGCTGGCTTTGAGCTCTTCAGAGGGCAATGTTTTGACTATATTTCTGACTCCTGCAGGGAATATGGTCGAGATTTACTTTGAAAAAAATAAAATGACACTCAAGGCGCTGACCATCTTCGTTGGCAAATAGCTTATTAGCTATAGGGCGAGCTTTTCTTTAAGCTGATCGATGGGCTTGGGATAGTGGCCGCGGCCACGGTACCTCTTCGTATAAATAGCCCTGTTGGGGCAGTGGTTGAAACAGCTCCAGCATCCGTAGCATTTCCCCATATCGAAGACGGGCTTGGGATCAAGTATTATAGCCTTATACGGGCACAGCTTCTCACAGGTATGGCATTCCTTGCACAGCTCGGCGTCCACATATTTGATGCCCATGTCGTCCCTGGACCTTGTGCGGGAGAAAGTAGGCAGGACGCTGTACAGCCAGCCTACCGGTATTTTGCCTTGGCTCACTTCCTGCTTGAGGCTGATCCGTTTGCAGACTGCCCCCAAATCGTCGACAAATGTTTTAAATGCTTTCAGCTCCCTTTCGTTGGGCGCCTGCTCGTTGCCGTGGCCCCCCGCCACCATGGGCGGGTAGCTTTCAGGAGTATGCAGTGAATGCCCCGCCACTACCTTGAAGCCCCTTGCGCCCACCCAGTCCGCCAGCACCTTAAGCGTCTTGCCGTTGATGAAGCCGTATGTGTTGAACACGAAGGCAGGCATGTCCTGCTGCACCGGAAACTTCTCCAGGTACGTCTTTACCAGCTGGGGCGGCGCCAGGAAATCGGTGAAGACTGCGAATCCCAATATCGCGCAGTCCCGCAGGTCCGGTATGCGGCCTCCCACCATGTTGAACAGCTCGAAGTCAATGCTGTCTATGTTCGCGGCTATATAGCGGCAGGCCAGCCTGGTATTGCCCGATCCGGAATAGTATAAGATCAGGCCTCTCGGTTTCTTGTCCGTCATGGTGCTGTCAGTCATCTCTCCTGCCTTGTTTTTAGCCTCAATTATAGCTTTTTGTTTCGGACGCAATGCGACTCAGCCTGTCTTCTCCAGTATATGCACGCACATGGCAGCCTCCTCGACACCGATATTGCCGCCGCCGTTTTCGGCCAGCCCGATGCGCGCATTTTCAACCTGCCGCAGTCCCGCATGTCCGCGCAGCTGCAGCACCAGTTCATGTATCTGGGCCAGTCCCGACGCTCCTATGGGGTGGCCGCGGCATTCCAGCCCGCCACTGGTGTTGATGGGCTTGCTGCCGCCCAATACGGTCGCCCCGGATTCTGCAAAGGGACCGCCCTCACCCATGGGACAGAAGCCCATGGCCTCCGCCTGGTGCAGCTCTCCCCAGGCTGTGGCGTCGTGAAGCTCCGCCAGGCTGATATCGGCCGGACCCACGCCCGCTATATCGTAAGCTTGATCGGAGAGCCGCTCGCCGATGTCCTCCCCGTCCATGGACCTGTCGCTTCCCTGGCCGAGCACTGAGGCGAGTATCCTGACCGGACGCGCATCCGCCAGCTTCTTGAGGTATCTCTCAGAGCATACTACAGCAGCGGCTGCGCCGTCTCCCACCGGCGAGCACATGGCCCTGGTCAAAGGATAGGCCACGACCTTGTCGGCCAGCACTTCATCCACCGTCATCTTCTGCTGATACTGCGCCAGCGGGTTGAGGGAGCCGTGCAGATGGTTCTTGGAACAGATGACGGCGAGCTGGCGTTGCGTCGAGCCGAACTTGTTCATATGCCACCTGGCGCCCATGGCGTAGGCGTCCATGAAGATGCTCCTGCCCTCGCCGGGGGCGGATTGATCTTCGGGCATCTCTACCTTTATCACATCGTTCAGGCCGGTGATCATGTTGATATGTTTCTCGAAGTTCTCCACGTCCATGCAAGATGCGTAAGCGGAGAGCGACAGGGCCTTATCGGGATTGCTGATCTTTTCTGACCCCAGCGCCAGCGCCACGTCGTACATTCCGGCATAGATGCCGGTAGCGGCCAGGTGCAGTGCCGTTGACCCTCCCGCACATGCGTTTTCCACGTTCGTCACCGGTATCTTATCGATGCCCATGCCGCGCATGACGACCTGGCCGCGTATGGAATGCTGGTTGGCGAACATCCCCCAGAAGGAATTGGAGAAGAAAACAGCCTGCAGGTCTTCCTTGACCAGGGCCGCGTCCTGAAGAGTCAGGAGAGTGGCCTGCTCTGCCATGGTGCGCACGCTCTGGTCGGGATATTTGCCGAAACGTATCATGCCGACGCCGATAATATAAACACCTTTCATGGCTGTAGACCTCCCCGGGATTTACGTTGACAGCGCCCTGAAATCCACTGTTCCCGCCTGTCACCGGTCTCACACAGACATGGATATCAGGACGTTTTGAGCATATTACAACAATCAGCAGGCCGTTTACAAGAAGGTTGCGTTAATCTGTTGAAAGACGCGCACGAGCAGTACTGTTCCGATTATCAGCAGCATGGCCCAGGTGGCGGCCTTGAAGGCCTTCGACTTCATTTTAATGAAGCTGCCGACCAATACTCCGGCGATGAATCCCGGCAGCACCAGCGCAGCCAGCTCCAGCGTGAGGACGCCAGCCTGGCCGCCGGCCCACATGCTGATAAGCAATGCCAGGTTCAGTATCAGCCAGAGCACGGACAGGGTGGAGCGGAACTGGGCCGGATCATCGATCGCCCTTCCGGCGTAGTAGACGATGGGCGGCCCGCCTGAGGCGAACAAGCCCTGAAACAGCCCGCCCACGAAAATGACCGGCGCAGCAATCCAGCGATTGAGCGGGGCACGCGGGGCGGCGTTGCTGCGGAACAGAGCGATAAGCTCGAGCGTTGACGTGACTATAATGAACAGCCCCAGCAACGTGACCAGCAGAGTCTCGCTGGCATGGTCCCTCAGCAGTATGCCGGCGGCCAGGCCTATGGCTGCCATGGGAAGTATGCCGGCCAGTATCAATTTCCAGCGTATGTGCCTGTGCCAGCGTATGATCAGCCAGATGCTCTGCAGCGAGGCGATGGTCACAAGCGCCGGCAGCAGCGTTTCAATCGGAAAGAGGAAAATTCCCAGCGACAGGGCGATGATGGTCGAGCCGAATCCCAGGTAGGTCTCCACGGAGTGGGCCAGTACCAGGATCAGCGCCAGTATCGTGATATCGGTCCAGGCAAAGGGTATAGACACGATTATTTGACGCGGTACATGTCGTTGAAATACTGCGTGGTCATCTCCTTGGCCTGCACCCGGTCGGGCAGGGAGCCGATCATGCCGTAGACCGCGGCCTCGCCGGAGATGTCCTCCTGCTTCAAGAGGGAGACCTCTTTGGCCGCATCCGCGAAGTCTTTGAGGAAGGGCTCGACTATCTTCAGGTGCATGGGAGATACGGTGAAGTGCAGGGTGGGCGGCATGTGCTGGCTGTCGATATTCCATCCGCGCACCTTCATGGCATCGCCCAGGGCGAAGACATTGAGGGTATCGCTGCCCACGGCGAAAGTGGTGGCAGGCGGATCACCGATGATGCGCAAG
This genomic window from Dehalococcoidia bacterium contains:
- a CDS encoding cob(I)yrinic acid a,c-diamide adenosyltransferase — translated: MLSDGMHPLGKGYVQVYTGNCKGKTTAALGLAFRAMGHGLKTYIGQFMKGQQDGELEAARLVKPYITIEQYGKKGFMHVKDPPDAEDVRMAREGLAKAWLAMTKGGYDIVVLDEIITAHHFHLVSLDEMLNVIRDKPDNIEVVLTGRYAPQELIDAADLVTEMLEIKHYYQQGVGARDGIEC
- a CDS encoding EFR1 family ferrodoxin (N-terminal region resembles flavodoxins. C-terminal ferrodoxin region binds two 4Fe-4S clusters.) — protein: MRPKQKAIIEAKNKAGEMTDSTMTDKKPRGLILYYSGSGNTRLACRYIAANIDSIDFELFNMVGGRIPDLRDCAILGFAVFTDFLAPPQLVKTYLEKFPVQQDMPAFVFNTYGFINGKTLKVLADWVGARGFKVVAGHSLHTPESYPPMVAGGHGNEQAPNERELKAFKTFVDDLGAVCKRISLKQEVSQGKIPVGWLYSVLPTFSRTRSRDDMGIKYVDAELCKECHTCEKLCPYKAIILDPKPVFDMGKCYGCWSCFNHCPNRAIYTKRYRGRGHYPKPIDQLKEKLAL
- a CDS encoding thiolase family protein; protein product: MKGVYIIGVGMIRFGKYPDQSVRTMAEQATLLTLQDAALVKEDLQAVFFSNSFWGMFANQHSIRGQVVMRGMGIDKIPVTNVENACAGGSTALHLAATGIYAGMYDVALALGSEKISNPDKALSLSAYASCMDVENFEKHINMITGLNDVIKVEMPEDQSAPGEGRSIFMDAYAMGARWHMNKFGSTQRQLAVICSKNHLHGSLNPLAQYQQKMTVDEVLADKVVAYPLTRAMCSPVGDGAAAAVVCSERYLKKLADARPVRILASVLGQGSDRSMDGEDIGERLSDQAYDIAGVGPADISLAELHDATAWGELHQAEAMGFCPMGEGGPFAESGATVLGGSKPINTSGGLECRGHPIGASGLAQIHELVLQLRGHAGLRQVENARIGLAENGGGNIGVEEAAMCVHILEKTG
- a CDS encoding TetR/AcrR family transcriptional regulator; this encodes MARKAVPGRQGEILAAARELFRQQGYARTSMSQIAARSGVAHGTVYLYYNSKLAVADALVEDYITGISDILQKSLSGSLGPQQIRTVVHQVLAHASRNADVVRLLDIRANLGMENTRPYADKKVQRILRSAIATGIKRGRIREYDTLAAAELVGGLIEWITRICFMWLKCPTARFEETAIQMLEHALIKR
- a CDS encoding DegV family protein, which encodes MVGVVTDSTSDIPVALAQDLGIEVIPIYILWQGQTYRDGIDMMPDEFFQRLVSTDVLPTTSQPTQPDFENTYMKLSKRCDGILSIHVSAKLSGTFNASLQAAKSVADHIPVTVIDSQLNSMGLGLAAIAAARIAAAGGTLKDVVDEARKAISDIKMLGIFDTLKYTIAGGRINKSVGKIASILNIKPLLTFRNGEVHLVGAVRLYRKGVERLANFVRENLPLSEVAIVHSASWAVAEQLKADLSSALPADKIIVNQLGASLGVHGGPGILLVAARKA
- a CDS encoding sulfite exporter TauE/SafE family protein is translated as MSIPFAWTDITILALILVLAHSVETYLGFGSTIIALSLGIFLFPIETLLPALVTIASLQSIWLIIRWHRHIRWKLILAGILPMAAIGLAAGILLRDHASETLLVTLLGLFIIVTSTLELIALFRSNAAPRAPLNRWIAAPVIFVGGLFQGLFASGGPPIVYYAGRAIDDPAQFRSTLSVLWLILNLALLISMWAGGQAGVLTLELAALVLPGFIAGVLVGSFIKMKSKAFKAATWAMLLIIGTVLLVRVFQQINATFL
- a CDS encoding gamma carbonic anhydrase family protein — encoded protein: MIYSFRDKKPLPGKDTYISDEATVIGDVKIGDNCFIGPGAIIRGDYGSIIIHSGTAVEDGVIIHAFPFSTCTIGQKVTIGHGAIIHCKSIGDYASIGMGAILSINSEIGENSIIAEATLIKAKQIVPANVLVGGNPARELRKITDQDREHWAMGKQIYIDLAKEYLLERENKR
- a CDS encoding CoA-binding protein, whose amino-acid sequence is MTPSSLDFLFRPRAIALAGVSADASKPGPAQWYLMSLIKFGYPGKIYPLHPAGGEIDGLKVYKNLAGIPGEVDYLVSAVSARHTPQLIRDCAAKGVKAAHLFTSGYSEIEDSAGRRLEEEVLQIASEGGVRLIGPNCMGIYCPSAGLTFAGEYADQAGFPTRSGTLGLISQSGGNCIYCIREASERGLFFSKAISYGNAADLNECDFLEYLAEDPETAIIAMYIEGIKDGQRFKQALRRAVKSKPVIIYKAGNTETGARACASHTSAIAGSSAVWQALFNQLGVIQVAGMSELVDISVTLAFMKTPAGRNAVVAGSGGGVGVQAADDITAAGLHLPFLHVDLRRTLHGIYGTEAGSMFRNPLDIPPLGCVDHHVRAIQAVADSKDVDIIIMQFPLDLWALSRRSVLMGRFIEVVTALKESISKPLAVVLHNSITVQARRLEEDVRARFAALEMPVYPSISSAAHAIDRYIRYNRRHCR